From the genome of bacterium, one region includes:
- a CDS encoding sulfotransferase, with translation MRLPDFLIIGAAKSGTTALARYAGQHPGIFVCPMKETDFFGFDPAAPPPGRLWDDARHTFPVRTLQQYAALFAEAGDARLAGEASPLYLESP, from the coding sequence ATGCGTCTGCCCGATTTCCTGATCATCGGCGCCGCCAAGTCGGGCACCACGGCGTTGGCGCGCTACGCCGGCCAGCACCCCGGGATCTTCGTCTGCCCGATGAAGGAGACCGACTTCTTCGGGTTCGACCCGGCGGCGCCGCCGCCCGGTCGCCTCTGGGACGACGCGCGCCACACCTTCCCCGTGCGCACGCTGCAGCAGTACGCCGCGCTGTTCGCCGAGGCCGGCGACGCGCGCCTCGCGGGCGAGGCGTCCCCCCTGTACCTCGAGAGCCCG
- a CDS encoding SDR family oxidoreductase yields the protein MTELKGRVALVTGGAVRVGRVLALGLARAGVDVAVHHNRSLVEARATAFAISELGARATLVQGDLLDADVPARLLDEASAELGPVDILVNNASLFDQGRFAATDLDVWSRMQRVNLRAPLLLSQAFAAALPPDREGDIVNLNDVHALRPRADYFAYTQSKAALHDLTRNLALALAPRVRVNEIALGAVLPPASPPESYAHVSRDALPLRRFPTPDDVADALLFLLGCRAVTGQTILVDGGEHLAR from the coding sequence ATGACCGAGCTGAAGGGGCGCGTCGCCCTGGTGACCGGCGGCGCGGTGCGCGTCGGCCGCGTGCTCGCCCTGGGCCTGGCCAGAGCCGGCGTCGACGTGGCCGTCCACCACAACCGCTCTCTGGTCGAGGCCCGCGCCACCGCGTTCGCGATCTCGGAGCTGGGCGCCCGCGCGACCCTGGTGCAGGGGGACCTGCTGGACGCCGACGTGCCGGCGCGGCTGCTGGACGAGGCCTCCGCCGAGCTGGGGCCGGTCGACATCCTGGTCAACAACGCCTCGCTCTTCGACCAGGGCCGCTTCGCGGCCACCGACCTGGACGTCTGGAGCCGCATGCAGCGGGTCAACCTGCGCGCCCCGCTGCTGTTGAGCCAGGCCTTCGCCGCCGCGCTGCCACCCGACCGCGAGGGCGACATCGTGAACCTCAACGACGTCCACGCCCTGCGCCCCCGCGCCGACTACTTCGCCTACACCCAGAGCAAGGCCGCCCTGCACGACCTGACCCGCAACCTGGCGCTGGCCCTGGCGCCGCGCGTGCGCGTCAACGAGATCGCCCTGGGCGCCGTGCTGCCGCCCGCGTCGCCGCCGGAGTCCTACGCGCACGTGTCCCGCGACGCGCTGCCGCTGCGCCGCTTCCCGACGCCCGACGACGTGGCCGATGCGCTGCTGTTCCTGCTGGGATGCCGGGCGGTGACCGGCCAGACGATCCTCGTCGACGGCGGGGAGCATCTCGCCCGCTAA
- a CDS encoding Smr/MutS family protein has protein sequence MGKHKSRQPGSSGRTKGTGRSIRHEAYEAEDRPRPSGEPPPAIHLRQLRAAQALEKLEMQIFLLQRRGARQVLVVHGRGLRSQGEPVIAPLVQDWLRAHPDIVANWQPAPRDWGGEGALVVTLRKVES, from the coding sequence ATGGGTAAGCACAAGAGCCGCCAACCCGGCAGCAGCGGCCGCACCAAGGGGACGGGCCGCTCCATCCGCCACGAGGCCTACGAGGCCGAGGATCGCCCCCGCCCCTCGGGCGAGCCGCCGCCGGCCATCCACCTGCGGCAGCTGCGGGCCGCCCAGGCGCTCGAGAAGCTGGAGATGCAGATCTTCCTGCTGCAGCGCCGCGGCGCGCGGCAGGTGCTGGTGGTTCACGGCAGGGGACTGCGTTCGCAGGGAGAACCCGTGATCGCGCCGCTGGTGCAGGACTGGCTGCGGGCCCATCCCGACATCGTCGCGAACTGGCAGCCCGCGCCCCGGGACTGGGGCGGCGAGGGCGCGCTGGTGGTCACGTTGAGGAAGGTGGAATCATGA
- a CDS encoding Smr/MutS family protein, giving the protein MFLPRDVKDLVRDYLDACLERGILDVRIIHGKGIGVQREIVRAELARHPAVASFGTAPDAGSWGATVVRLQRPVTGGGEHG; this is encoded by the coding sequence ATGTTCCTGCCGCGGGACGTGAAGGACCTGGTGCGCGACTACCTGGACGCCTGCCTGGAGCGCGGCATCCTCGACGTGCGCATCATCCACGGCAAGGGGATCGGCGTGCAGCGGGAGATCGTGCGCGCGGAGCTGGCGCGGCACCCGGCCGTGGCGAGCTTCGGCACGGCGCCCGACGCCGGCAGCTGGGGCGCCACCGTCGTGCGGCTGCAGCGGCCTGTGACCGGGGGCGGCGAGCATGGGTAA